In Neokomagataea tanensis, one genomic interval encodes:
- the rpmG gene encoding 50S ribosomal protein L33 translates to MAKTNVIQIRLVSSAETGYFYVTKKNARSATGKMEVRKYDPVVRKHVTFREAKIK, encoded by the coding sequence ATGGCAAAGACTAACGTCATTCAAATTCGTCTCGTCTCTTCCGCAGAAACGGGCTACTTCTACGTCACGAAGAAAAATGCTCGTTCCGCAACGGGCAAGATGGAAGTGCGCAAGTACGACCCAGTCGTTCGCAAGCACGTCACATTCCGTGAAGCTAAGATCAAGTAA